In a single window of the Phaeobacter sp. G2 genome:
- a CDS encoding peptidoglycan-binding protein → MAKDVSLLRDMLAANGIGPLGQSAKMDAGLIKAINHFQKKAGFKVTDSVVDPGGRTFKALLPKYQKALKALEKARKEPLYEMKFKGKTILCNKAEYDRLYAQALKNVQSRVSSLLSYNRILQMNQKEYQDTADFSNDAAMALMHALFVSVATTGAPNPALAKKAASAAAALNKLVKKNKVGATLTAQAHAKIATKVSDSIIKGPLKQVRKHADSTLSGATAAESPDQLGKKIHCGLRCG, encoded by the coding sequence ATGGCCAAGGATGTTTCGCTGTTACGCGACATGCTCGCGGCCAATGGCATTGGCCCCCTGGGCCAGTCTGCCAAAATGGATGCGGGCCTGATCAAAGCCATCAACCATTTTCAAAAGAAGGCCGGTTTCAAAGTCACCGACAGCGTGGTTGATCCTGGCGGGCGCACCTTCAAAGCCTTGCTTCCAAAATATCAAAAAGCCCTGAAAGCACTGGAGAAAGCGCGCAAGGAACCCCTGTATGAAATGAAGTTCAAAGGGAAGACCATCCTGTGCAACAAAGCGGAATATGATCGTCTCTACGCCCAGGCGCTCAAGAACGTCCAAAGCCGTGTCAGCTCTCTGCTCTCCTACAATCGCATCCTGCAAATGAACCAAAAGGAATACCAGGACACGGCGGACTTCAGTAACGACGCTGCAATGGCGCTTATGCATGCCTTGTTTGTCTCGGTTGCCACCACCGGCGCGCCCAACCCGGCGCTTGCCAAAAAAGCCGCCAGCGCTGCCGCCGCCTTGAACAAGCTGGTGAAGAAAAACAAAGTCGGCGCCACGCTGACCGCCCAGGCCCATGCCAAGATCGCAACCAAGGTCAGCGACAGCATCATCAAGGGGCCCCTAAAGCAGGTCAGGAAACACGCCGACAGCACCTTGTCCGGCGCCACCGCGGCAGAAAGCCCCGACCAACTCGGCAAAAAAATTCACTGCGGCCTGCGCTGCGGATAA
- a CDS encoding aminotransferase, protein MAPVVYPTTNLTATEQMCLDRGEGIYVFDDKGNKYIEGLAGLWCTSLGYDNKEVIAAITDQLNTLPFSHTFGGKTHQPLIDLAEKLAAMVPVDDAYIFFGNSGSDANDSHYKMLRYYFNAIGKPEKRKIITRERGYHGVTVAAGSLTSLPANLAHFDAPVEALSILRTDAPHYYTGRKGNETEAQFVDRILQNLEDQILAEDPDTIAAMIMEPITGASGVIVPPEGYYEKLQALLRKHGILVWADEVITGFGRTGADFGCTTMGIKPDLMTFAKQLSSAYFPISASVIPGWMYKEMVAPSNEVGVFGHGYTYSGHPAACAAALKTLEIYERDNLFGHAAEVGDYLQAELRRIFTDHPLVGEVRGKGLIAALELVSNKTTGATIAGGKGGAVAVKACQDNGVILRAVAGNALAFCPPLIITKPEIDDMLTRVKTALDTSYESLKAEGLLDS, encoded by the coding sequence ATGGCTCCAGTCGTTTACCCCACAACCAACCTCACGGCGACCGAACAGATGTGCCTGGACCGCGGCGAGGGAATCTATGTGTTTGACGACAAGGGCAACAAATACATCGAAGGCCTGGCCGGGCTGTGGTGCACCTCGCTTGGCTATGACAACAAAGAGGTGATCGCAGCCATCACCGACCAGCTGAACACCCTGCCCTTCAGCCACACCTTTGGCGGCAAGACCCACCAGCCGCTGATTGACCTGGCCGAAAAACTCGCCGCCATGGTGCCGGTGGACGACGCTTATATCTTCTTTGGCAACTCTGGGTCGGATGCCAATGACAGCCACTACAAGATGCTGCGCTACTACTTCAACGCCATCGGCAAACCGGAAAAGCGCAAGATCATCACCCGCGAGCGCGGCTATCACGGGGTTACCGTGGCGGCTGGGTCGCTGACCTCGCTGCCCGCCAATCTGGCGCATTTTGACGCCCCCGTAGAGGCGCTCAGCATCCTGCGCACCGATGCACCGCATTACTACACGGGCCGCAAGGGCAACGAGACCGAAGCGCAGTTTGTCGATCGCATCCTGCAGAACCTCGAAGACCAGATCCTGGCCGAAGACCCCGACACCATCGCCGCGATGATCATGGAGCCCATTACCGGCGCCTCGGGCGTGATTGTGCCGCCAGAGGGCTATTATGAAAAGCTGCAGGCCCTGCTGCGCAAACATGGCATCCTGGTCTGGGCCGATGAGGTCATCACTGGATTTGGCCGCACCGGTGCCGATTTTGGCTGCACCACCATGGGCATCAAGCCGGATCTGATGACCTTTGCCAAACAGCTGTCTTCGGCCTACTTTCCGATCTCTGCCAGCGTTATTCCCGGCTGGATGTACAAGGAAATGGTGGCACCCTCGAATGAGGTTGGCGTCTTTGGCCACGGCTATACCTATTCCGGCCACCCCGCCGCCTGCGCTGCGGCCCTCAAGACGCTGGAAATTTACGAGCGCGACAACCTGTTTGGACACGCCGCCGAAGTGGGCGATTACCTGCAGGCAGAGCTGCGCCGCATCTTTACCGATCACCCGCTGGTTGGCGAAGTGCGCGGCAAGGGCCTGATCGCCGCCCTGGAACTGGTGTCGAATAAAACCACCGGCGCGACAATTGCCGGGGGCAAGGGCGGAGCAGTCGCCGTCAAGGCCTGCCAGGACAACGGTGTGATCCTGCGCGCGGTTGCCGGCAATGCTCTGGCCTTTTGCCCACCGCTGATCATCACCAAGCCAGAGATTGATGACATGCTGACCCGTGTCAAAACCGCACTGGATACCAGCTATGAGAGCCTCAAGGCTGAGGGGCTGCTGGACAGCTAA
- a CDS encoding DNA cytosine methyltransferase, giving the protein MLTSVELCAGAGGQALGLERAGFDHTALVEIDKHCCATLRHNRPDWNVLEEDLRLFKDDASTYKGIDLLAGGLPCPPFSVAGKQLGEKDERNLFDDAIHIVDATRPRAVMIENVRGFLDAAFHDYREKLKKQLSKLGYETDWRLLNASDYGVPQLRPRVAIVALRKEYSDQFSWPDPLPYNPPTVGETLLDLMKSRGWRGADDWAAQADEIAPTIVGGSKKHGGPDLGPTRARRAWASLGVEGRTIAYEAPDPFHNDMPRLTVRMVARIQGFPDEWHFTGAKTNAYRQVGNAFPPPVAQAVALQLKAAIAKPKLHAVRA; this is encoded by the coding sequence ATGCTCACATCCGTAGAACTATGCGCAGGGGCTGGCGGTCAGGCTCTGGGGCTGGAACGCGCAGGGTTTGATCACACCGCATTGGTCGAGATCGACAAGCATTGCTGTGCCACCCTGCGTCACAACCGGCCTGACTGGAATGTTCTGGAAGAAGACCTGCGTTTGTTCAAAGACGACGCCAGCACCTACAAGGGCATTGATCTGCTGGCCGGCGGCCTGCCCTGCCCGCCCTTCTCTGTCGCGGGGAAACAACTGGGCGAAAAGGATGAACGCAACCTTTTTGACGATGCCATCCATATCGTTGATGCCACCCGCCCCCGCGCGGTGATGATCGAAAACGTGCGCGGTTTTCTGGATGCGGCCTTTCATGACTACCGCGAAAAGTTGAAAAAACAGCTGTCCAAACTCGGCTATGAAACCGACTGGCGCCTGCTCAACGCCTCTGATTACGGTGTACCGCAGCTGCGTCCCCGGGTGGCCATTGTCGCCCTGCGCAAAGAATACTCCGACCAGTTCAGCTGGCCCGATCCCCTACCCTACAATCCCCCCACCGTCGGCGAGACCCTGCTGGACCTGATGAAATCTCGGGGCTGGCGCGGAGCAGACGACTGGGCCGCCCAGGCGGATGAGATCGCACCGACAATTGTGGGTGGTTCAAAAAAACATGGCGGGCCGGACCTTGGCCCAACGCGGGCACGGCGCGCCTGGGCATCGCTTGGGGTGGAAGGACGCACCATCGCCTATGAGGCGCCAGATCCTTTCCACAACGACATGCCCCGCCTCACGGTGCGCATGGTCGCCCGTATCCAGGGTTTTCCAGATGAATGGCATTTCACCGGCGCCAAAACCAATGCCTACCGCCAGGTCGGCAATGCCTTCCCGCCGCCAGTGGCCCAGGCCGTGGCCCTGCAACTGAAAGCCGCCATCGCCAAGCCCAAGCTCCATGCTGTGCGCGCCTGA